From one Triticum urartu cultivar G1812 chromosome 3, Tu2.1, whole genome shotgun sequence genomic stretch:
- the LOC125548076 gene encoding uncharacterized protein LOC125548076 isoform X2 → MCSWSCQRLGRAYQINEAAGEALAAYIRAHPEVPYAKQVAHDEVLQRVSSILNNHGFCPTGECINIENLLSDEKLSKKHDGFATTEKAARKKQPRGWEAEHARRSYGKSVLLSQLNAKVEPRSTLIELKTMREMEEIRNKAAEGSSPIPNNNLGLPGRIPRLTNSHQSRRLFGTVASTALKLLKHA, encoded by the exons ATGTGCTCATGGTCCTGCCAAAGACTTGGCAGAGCATACCAAATTAATGAAGCAG CTGGCGAAGCTCTTGCTGCATACATTCGGGCACATCCAGAG GTCCCCTATGCCAAGCAGGTGGCTCACGATGAGGTTCTGCAACGTGTCTCATCGATTCTGAATAACCATGGTTTTTGTCCTACTGGAGAATGCATCAACATAGAAAATCT GTTGTCCGATGAAAAGTTGTCCAAGAAACATGATGGGTTTGCTACAACGGAGAAG GCTGCCAGAAAGAAACAACCTAGAGGATGGGAGGCCGAACATGCAAGGAGAAGCTACGGGAAATCCGTGTTATTATCCCAGTTGAACGCAAAGGTGGAGCCTCGCAGCACCCTGATAGAATTGAAAACCATGAGAGAGATGGAAGAAATTCGGAATAAGGCAGCCGAAGGATCCTCTCCAATTCCAAATAACAATCTTGGTTTGCCGGGAAGAATTCCACGATTGACAAATAGTCATCAATCCAGGAGGCTGTTTGGTACTGTAGCATCGACAGCCTTGAAACTGTTAAAGCATGCATGA
- the LOC125548076 gene encoding uncharacterized protein LOC125548076 isoform X1 codes for MCSWSCQRLGRAYQINEAAGEALAAYIRAHPEVPYAKQVAHDEVLQRVSSILNNHGFCPTGECINIENLCPYDQQSSRLSDEKLSKKHDGFATTEKAARKKQPRGWEAEHARRSYGKSVLLSQLNAKVEPRSTLIELKTMREMEEIRNKAAEGSSPIPNNNLGLPGRIPRLTNSHQSRRLFGTVASTALKLLKHA; via the exons ATGTGCTCATGGTCCTGCCAAAGACTTGGCAGAGCATACCAAATTAATGAAGCAG CTGGCGAAGCTCTTGCTGCATACATTCGGGCACATCCAGAG GTCCCCTATGCCAAGCAGGTGGCTCACGATGAGGTTCTGCAACGTGTCTCATCGATTCTGAATAACCATGGTTTTTGTCCTACTGGAGAATGCATCAACATAGAAAATCT CTGCCCATATGATCAACAATCGTCCAGGTTGTCCGATGAAAAGTTGTCCAAGAAACATGATGGGTTTGCTACAACGGAGAAG GCTGCCAGAAAGAAACAACCTAGAGGATGGGAGGCCGAACATGCAAGGAGAAGCTACGGGAAATCCGTGTTATTATCCCAGTTGAACGCAAAGGTGGAGCCTCGCAGCACCCTGATAGAATTGAAAACCATGAGAGAGATGGAAGAAATTCGGAATAAGGCAGCCGAAGGATCCTCTCCAATTCCAAATAACAATCTTGGTTTGCCGGGAAGAATTCCACGATTGACAAATAGTCATCAATCCAGGAGGCTGTTTGGTACTGTAGCATCGACAGCCTTGAAACTGTTAAAGCATGCATGA